In Cucurbita pepo subsp. pepo cultivar mu-cu-16 unplaced genomic scaffold, ASM280686v2 Cp4.1_scaffold000154, whole genome shotgun sequence, a genomic segment contains:
- the LOC111784113 gene encoding uncharacterized protein LOC111784113, giving the protein MIISWLTHSVEADIAKGIIHAKTAHQVWVDLHDQFSQKNAPAIFQIQNSIATMSQGTMALSTYFTKLKALWDELEAYRTPFTCNQRQIHIDQREEDKLMQLLMGLNQSYKTVRSNILMMSPLPNVRQAYSLLVQEEMQRQVTSEPTENFSIASAVQKKTIYSKFAKDKKCEHCNKSGHTINECRILKFHCNFCDRRGHTEDRCRQKNNSGRTRQDNQHNNRGYRSSANMADVSQLNTEEQSPNSIPNFSSEQLRQIAQALSAINHHPSGNSDNHVNVAGLGYGEDDWLG; this is encoded by the exons atgataatatcttggttaactcattccGTTGAAGCAGATATCGCTAAAGGCATTATTCACGCCAAGacagctcatcaagtgtgggttgatcttcacgatcaattctcacaaaagaatgctccagcaatttttcaaatacaaaactcgATAGCAACGATGTCACAAGGAACCATGGCGCTGTCaacatatttcaccaagctcaaagcactttgggatgaactggaagcgtaccgcacaccatttacctgtaatcaacgtcaaatacatATTGATCAACGCGAAGAAGACAAATTGATGCAATTGCTCATGGGGCTTAATCAGTCTTATAAaacggtgagatctaacatattgatgatgtctccattacctaatgtgaggcaagcctattcattacttgtacaagaagagatgcagcgTCAGGTAACTTCCGAACCTACTGAGAATTTCTCGATTGCATCAGCagtgcaaaagaaaacaatatattcaaaattcgccAAGGACAAAAAGTGTGAACACTGCAATAAAAGTGGTCATACAATCAATGAGTGTCGAATTCTTAAGTTTCACTGTAACttttgtgatagaaggggCCATACAGAAGATCGGTGtcgacagaaaaataattctggaaggacaagacaagacaatcaacacaataaccgtggatatcgatcatctgcaaatatggccgatgtttcacagttgaatacagaagaacagtcacctaattccattccaaatttttcttctgagcaaTTACGACAGATAGCACAAGCCTTATCTGCAATCAATCATCACCCTTCTGGTAATTCCGACAATCACGTCAATGTTGCAG gacttggctacggggaagatgattggctcgggtaa
- the LOC111784095 gene encoding histone deacetylase 8, with protein MVDSPSLSTSHRIDVFWHEGMLNHDTGYGVFDTGENPDFLDVLDKHPENSDRIKNMVSILKRGPIAPFISWHSGRRALLSELLSFHDPDYVNELVEADKKGGKVMCCGTFLNPGSWDASLLAAGTTLSAMKHVLDRQGKIAYALVRPPGHHAQPTQADGYCFLNNAGLAVQLALNSGCEKVAVVDIDVHYGNGTAEGFYTSNKVLTISLHMDHGSWGPSHPQTGSIDELGEGQGYGYNLNIPLPNGTGNRGYEYAMKTLVVPAVQKFEPDMIVLVAGQDSSAFDPNGRQCLTMDGYRSIGQIMSELANKYSSGSLLIVQEGGYHVTYSAYCLNATLEGILNLSPPSISDPIGCYPEDEAFSVKVIDSIKRYQDENVPFLKV; from the exons ATGGTTGATTCGCCGTCTCTTTCCACTTCCCACCGAATTGATGTGTTTTGGCACGAGGGGATGCTCAATCACGACACCGGCTATGGCGTATTCGACACCGGAGAGAATCCAGATTTTCTCGACGTGTTGGATAAGCACCCAGAAAACTCTGACCGGATTAAGAACATGGTTTCGATTCTCAAAAGAGGACCTATCGCTCCTTTCATCTCTTGGCATTCCGGACGTCGCGCACTCCTTTCTGAATTGCTGTCTTTCCACGATCCAG ACTATGTAAATGAGCTAGTTGAAGCTGATAAAAAAGGAGGGAAGGTTATGTGTTGTGGAACATTTTTGAATCCAGGCTCTTGGGATGCCTCACTTCTTGCTGCTGGTACTACGCTATCAGCAATGAAGCATGTCCTTGACAGGCAGGGGAAGATTGCTTACGCACTGGTTAGGCCTCCTGGACACCATGCTCAGCCAACTCAAGCCGACGGCTATTGCTTCTTGAACAATGCTGGTCTTGCCGTTCAATTAGCCTTAAATTCTGGCTGCGAAAAGGTTGCAGTTGTGGACATTGATGTTCACTATGGAAATGGAACTGCTGAAGGATTTTACACGTCTAACAAAGTTCTGACTATTTCACTTCATATGGATCATGGTTCCTGGGGTCCTTCCCATCCTCAAACTGGATCAATCGATGAGCTAGGTGAAGGACAGGGTTATGGCTACAATTTGAATATACCTCTGCCGAATGGAACAGGGAACCGTGGATATGAATACGCCATGAAAACGTTAGTTGTCCCAGCGGTGCAGAAGTTCGAACCAGACATGATTGTCTTGGTTGCAGGCCAAGATTCAAGTGCT TTCGATCCAAACGGAAGGCAATGCTTGACGATGGATGGTTACCGGAGTATCGGGCAGATCATGTCGGAGCTAGCAAATAAGTACAGCAGCGGAAGCCTCCTTATAGTCCAAGAAGGAGGATACCATGTCACTTATTCAGCTTATTGTCTTAATGCAACACTTGAAGGGATACTCAACCTCTCGCCTCCTTCGATATCGGATCCTATTGGTTGTTACCCAGAAGACGAGGCGTTTTCTGTGAAGGTAATTGATTCCATTAAAAGGTACCAAGATGAAAATGTACCGTTCCTAAAAGTGTAG
- the LOC111784112 gene encoding NDR1/HIN1-like protein 1: MTVKDCDHHHHHDCERRRLYRRIACAIFTVLLLISLVIFLIWAILRPSKPRLILQDVTVFGLNVSSVPPAAISITMQVTISSHNPNSRIGVYYQTMDVYAAYRGQQVTLPTLLPPTYQGHNDVTVWSPFLYGEAVPVAPEFAEALNEDNNVGAMLFNIKINGQVRWKVGSWISGRYRLNANCPAYIKFGDPKNGIAFGPAMKFRFVQGCYVDI; the protein is encoded by the exons ATGACGGTAAAGGACTGcgaccaccaccaccaccacgaCTGCGAGCGCCGCCGTCTCTACCGCCGAATAGCCTGCGCCATCTTCACTGTCCTCCTCTTGATTAGCCTTGTCATCTTCCTCATCTGGGCTATCCTCCGGCCGTCCAAGCCCCGCCTCATTCTCCAAGACGTCACCGTTTTCGGCCTGAACGTCTCGTCGGTGCCACCGGCTGCCATCTCGATCACCATGCAGGTCACCATCTCCTCCCACAACCCCAACTCCCGCATCGGTGTTTACTACCAAACCATGGATGTTTACGCCGCCTACCGCGGCCAACAGGTCACTCTCCCGACGCTCTTGCCGCCGACTTACCAAGGCCACAATGATGTCACCGTTTGGTCGCCGTTTTTGTACGGCGAAGCTGTGCCGGTGGCGCCCGAGTTTGCTGAAGCTTTGAATGAGGATAATAACGTTGGAGCCATGCTGTTCAATATCAAGATCAATGGACAG GTTAGGTGGAAGGTTGGGAGCTGGATCTCAGGCAGGTATCGGTTGAACGCGAATTGTCCGGCGTATATAAAGTTCGGCGATCCAAAGAATGGGATTGCATTCGGACCGGCGATGAAGTTTCGGTTTGTCCAAGGTTGTTATGTCGATATTTAA
- the LOC111784100 gene encoding nuclear speckle splicing regulatory protein 1-like, producing the protein MSKYGLQLRVKPSQQKQPTRPPLPAPLGFQDDDDDDVEREISRQASKNKALKDIEEQHKKALAEDPSVFDYDGVYDEMKEKAVLPRAYDREERKPKYIQNLMKKAKEREREQEVIYERKLAKERSKDDHLYAGKDKFVTSAYKKKLAEQAKWMEEERLRQLREEKDDVTKKSDISDFYFNLQKNIAYGAGNAVEPREPPQKLQSEKQAEVQKLKKHEESVNADIVNDHQSPKYPSSPSQSAKTIEQDRHLEEHLSNSNKTTPSDVRGTSPPPLHNKTPVEKQPEHDQGEQQPKRDHHKRSEDAVAAAKERFLARKRTKEV; encoded by the exons ATGAGCAAGTACGGCCTACAACTTAGAGTTAAGCCATCACAGCAGAAACAGCCTACAAGACCGCCCCTTCCTGCTCCTCTTGGATTTcaagacgacgacgacgacgatgtCGAGAGAGAGATATCCCGACAAGCTTCCAAGAATAAGGCACTTAAGGAT ATCGAGGAGCAACACAAGAAAGCACTAGCGGAAGATCCGTCGGTTTTCGATTACGATGGAGTCTAcgatgaaatgaaagaaaaggcTGTTCTACCTCGAGCATATGATCGTGAAGAGCGAAAG CCAaagtatattcaaaatttgatgaagaaggcaaaagagcgagagagagaacaggaggttatatatgaaagaaaactAGCCAAGGAGAGAAGCAAAGATGATCATCTTTATGCTGGTAAGGACAAATTCGTCACTAGTGCCTACAAAAAGAAACTTGCAGAACAAGCTAAGTGGATGGAGGAAGAACGTCTCCGACAACTTCGAGAGGAGAAAGACGAT GTTACCAAGAAGAGCGACATTAGCGACTTTTACTTCAACCTTCAAAAGAATATTGCCTACGGTGCCGGTAATGCAGTCGAGCCGAGGGAACCTCCACAGAAGCTTCAGTCAGAGAAGCAGGCTGAAGTCCAGAAATTGAAGAAGCATGAAGAGAGTGTTAATGCCGATATTGTTAATGATCATCAGTCACCGAAATACCCCAGCTCGCCTTCCCAGTCAGCAAAGACAATAGAACAGGATCGTCACCTCGAAGAGCACCTTTcgaattcaaacaaaacaacaccTTCTGATGTACGAGGTACTAGCCCCCCTCCATTACACAATAAAACTCCAGTTGAGAAACAGCCCGAACATGACCAAGGTGAACAACAACCAAAGCGCGATCATCATAAAAGAAGTGAAGATGCTGTCGCTGCTGCAAAAGAGCGATTTTTGGCtcgaaaaagaacaaaggagGTGTGA
- the LOC111784114 gene encoding uncharacterized protein LOC111784114, whose product MTILPSPCCALLHPSCGQFNAPHMAFCKWHLFNPSTFTGGRLFPVSIIRDSEAMRRKFIRNLGESSDDDFVVIRRIELEEAIEKLLKTIGGVNFLLDYHFKNRFAKIVVWVVGILLDCDAVRDADRYRALDSGGSGGGGAVFVVKREAAILAAGAGRGESGFWVVAVGVKEGGGALLVGFDNIGEFWLTTATAAGGRRENGYGELLLAIRHNLGRERERRVFGVWVRLF is encoded by the coding sequence ATGACCATTTTACCCTCGCCATGTTGTGCCCTCCTCCATCCTTCATGTGGCCAATTCAATGCCCCTCACATGGCTTTCTGCAAGTGGCATCTCTTCAACCCATCAACCTTCACCGGCGGGCGGCTGTTTCCGGTCAGTATTATTAGAGATTCAGAGGCGATGCGACGTAAATTCATTCGAAACCTCGGTGAAAGCTCGGACGATGATTTCGTGGTGATAAGGAGAATTGAGTTGGAGGAAGCAATTGAGAAGCTCTTGAAGACCATTGGTGGAGTAAATTTTCTTCTCGATTATCATTTCAAGAATCGATTCGCGAAAATCGTCGTATGGGTCGTCGGAATTCTTCTCGATTGCGATGCTGTTCGGGATGCTGATCGCTACCGGGCTTTGGATTCCGGTGGATCTGGTGGTGGAGGTGCAGTCTTCGTCGTCAAGAGAGAGGCCGCCATTCTGGCCGCCGGAGCTGGAAGAGGAGAATCGGGATTTTGGGTGGTGGCGGTCGGGGTTAAAGAAGGCGGCGGTGCGCTTCTTGTCGGGTTCGACAATATCGGAGAGTTTTGGCTTACCACAGCCACCGCAGCCGGCGGTCGGAGAGAAAATGGATATGGAGAACTTCTTCTTGCGATTAGACATAATttagggagagagagagagaggagggtTTTTGGTGTATGGGTTAGGCTTTTCTAG